One Gloeocapsopsis sp. IPPAS B-1203 DNA window includes the following coding sequences:
- a CDS encoding tyrosine-type recombinase/integrase, whose protein sequence is MERIKDTIRLRFRVDGKQQAFYPGLGYTSDNLLRAELLKRQIETDIDTGEFDRTLKRYKVDKPKDNKSLLTAFESFTAYKTKRVEQGTLYKYWALINILKNSKLGNKCYLSVTEEDAEKFVLKLLENAEPITVKDKVCILGACYKWLKAPVNPWVEAQNLIKVTPKQPRDAFSKHEVNMIISEFEDWYPHYLPFVKFAFQTGCRSGEQVNLTWGSISTEFKTCWILSTKTNKARRIPLPENLQELLKHIKPSDAKSTDLVFKTFEGHKVNLNNFNNRYWKVVLETCSIEYRPFYCTRHTAATRFLEAGVSPVAVAQILGHDIKVLMKNYANLIDCPELPQMF, encoded by the coding sequence GTGGAAAGAATTAAAGACACCATCAGACTTAGATTTAGAGTTGATGGTAAGCAACAGGCATTTTATCCAGGTCTAGGCTATACCTCAGATAACCTCCTACGTGCAGAACTGCTAAAGCGACAGATTGAAACAGATATCGATACTGGTGAATTTGACCGGACTTTAAAACGGTACAAGGTAGATAAGCCAAAAGATAACAAAAGTCTGTTAACAGCCTTCGAGTCGTTTACAGCTTACAAAACCAAGCGTGTAGAACAAGGAACACTCTACAAATACTGGGCACTAATCAATATCCTGAAGAACTCCAAGCTAGGCAATAAGTGTTATCTCAGCGTTACTGAGGAAGATGCAGAGAAGTTTGTTTTGAAACTCTTAGAGAATGCTGAGCCTATCACAGTAAAAGATAAGGTTTGCATCCTTGGGGCGTGCTACAAGTGGCTTAAAGCACCTGTTAATCCTTGGGTTGAGGCACAAAACCTTATCAAGGTCACACCAAAGCAGCCTAGGGATGCGTTCTCCAAACACGAAGTAAATATGATTATCTCTGAGTTTGAGGACTGGTATCCGCACTATCTACCCTTTGTTAAATTTGCTTTTCAAACTGGCTGTAGGTCAGGTGAGCAAGTAAACCTAACTTGGGGTAGCATCAGCACTGAATTTAAGACTTGCTGGATTCTTTCAACAAAAACCAACAAGGCTAGGCGAATACCATTACCGGAGAATCTCCAGGAACTACTGAAACACATCAAGCCTAGTGATGCTAAGTCTACTGACTTGGTGTTTAAAACGTTTGAGGGACACAAGGTCAATTTAAACAACTTCAACAATAGGTATTGGAAAGTCGTCCTAGAAACGTGTTCCATTGAGTATCGTCCGTTCTACTGCACTAGACATACTGCTGCTACTCGGTTCCTAGAGGCTGGTGTTTCACCTGTCGCAGTTGCACAAATATTAGGACACGATATCAAGGTTCTGATGAAGAACTACGCGAATCTAATTGATTGTCCTGAACTACCACAAATGTTTTAG
- a CDS encoding PhzF family phenazine biosynthesis protein, with the protein MAKYRFYTADVFTDVIFGGNQLAVFPDARGIPDSLMQKIAREFNLSETAFVFPPVQSDRTKQLRIFTPGTELPFAGHPTIGTAHVLAAIGEILLEEETTVIFEEGVGPVNVVIYAQNGQPVSAYLSAAQLPQVGPNPPEPSILAAILGLHEDDLLVGEWSSAAVSCGVPFLFVPVRDRNALRQASVSREHWNSYLKTFWAPHLYVFCFDPELPGSDLRARMFAPAMGIEEDPATGAAASALAGYLGDRNSISDGVIQWIVEQGFEMNRPSIINVQAQKVDGQIVAVRVGGQSVMVSEGVIEIPDELLNKN; encoded by the coding sequence ATGGCAAAATACAGATTTTATACTGCTGATGTATTTACTGATGTAATTTTTGGCGGAAACCAATTGGCAGTGTTTCCAGATGCACGAGGAATTCCTGATAGTTTAATGCAGAAAATAGCTAGAGAATTTAATTTATCTGAGACAGCTTTTGTGTTTCCACCTGTACAATCCGATCGCACCAAGCAACTTAGAATTTTCACGCCTGGTACTGAATTACCTTTTGCAGGACATCCGACGATTGGCACAGCACACGTTTTAGCTGCTATTGGCGAGATTCTTTTAGAAGAAGAAACAACAGTTATTTTTGAGGAAGGAGTTGGTCCAGTCAATGTTGTCATCTATGCACAAAATGGTCAACCTGTCTCTGCATATCTAAGTGCTGCTCAATTACCTCAAGTTGGTCCAAATCCTCCTGAACCGTCGATTCTTGCGGCAATTCTCGGACTACATGAAGACGATCTTCTCGTAGGAGAGTGGAGTTCAGCTGCTGTGTCGTGTGGTGTTCCTTTTCTGTTTGTTCCAGTACGCGATCGCAATGCACTTCGTCAAGCATCCGTAAGCCGCGAACATTGGAACAGCTACCTAAAAACGTTTTGGGCACCTCATCTGTACGTGTTCTGCTTCGATCCAGAACTTCCAGGCTCAGATTTACGAGCACGCATGTTTGCACCTGCAATGGGTATTGAAGAAGATCCGGCAACAGGTGCGGCTGCATCTGCTTTGGCTGGATATCTTGGCGATCGCAATTCTATCTCTGATGGTGTAATTCAGTGGATAGTCGAGCAAGGTTTTGAAATGAACCGTCCTAGCATAATAAATGTGCAAGCCCAGAAGGTAGATGGGCAAATAGTAGCAGTGAGAGTCGGCGGTCAATCTGTTATGGTGAGTGAAGGAGTCATTGAGATACCAGACGAATTGCTGAACAAAAATTAA